A part of Haloarchaeobius sp. HME9146 genomic DNA contains:
- a CDS encoding tryptophanase — MTAYKSKMVERIHLPAREEREANLEAAGYNVFNLDSESVFIDLLTDSGTGTMSDQQWAALIRGDESYAGARSFHNLESAVEDVMGFPYVVPAHQGRGAENILYGALVEEGDTVLNNTHFDTTRAHIANQGADPVDCPVPEARDLDAEGDFKGNFSIEEGRKVVEQVGAENVPAVVLTITNNSAAGQPVSVENTRKVREFCDEINATFVLDACRFAENAYFVTQREAEFTDSSVAEVAREQLSYADAAVMSGKKDGLSNIGGFVACHDETLYEQVKQRGILYEGFATYGGMSGRDIEALAVGLREAVEEAYISDRVGQVQYLGQLMAEEGLPVFQPIGGHAVYLDAGEFFPHIPAEEFPGQALVCELYREGGVRCVELGSFAFPDSDRPELVRMAVPRRTYHKEHIEHIVDTAKEVWAHREEVDGLEITKEPEMKEIRHFTAELEPRA, encoded by the coding sequence ATGACAGCGTACAAATCGAAGATGGTCGAGCGCATCCACCTCCCCGCCCGGGAGGAGCGCGAGGCCAACCTGGAAGCGGCCGGCTACAACGTGTTCAACCTCGACTCCGAATCGGTGTTCATCGACCTCCTCACCGACTCCGGGACGGGGACCATGTCCGACCAGCAGTGGGCCGCACTCATTCGCGGCGACGAGTCCTACGCCGGGGCGCGCAGCTTCCACAACCTCGAATCGGCCGTCGAGGACGTGATGGGCTTCCCGTACGTCGTCCCGGCCCACCAGGGCCGCGGCGCGGAGAACATCCTCTACGGCGCGCTGGTCGAGGAAGGGGACACGGTCCTGAACAACACGCACTTCGACACGACCCGCGCCCACATCGCCAACCAGGGCGCAGACCCGGTCGACTGCCCGGTTCCGGAGGCCCGCGACCTCGACGCCGAGGGCGACTTCAAGGGGAACTTCTCCATCGAGGAGGGACGCAAGGTCGTCGAACAGGTCGGCGCGGAGAACGTTCCTGCCGTGGTCCTCACCATCACGAACAACTCCGCGGCGGGCCAGCCAGTCTCGGTCGAGAACACCCGGAAGGTCCGCGAGTTCTGTGACGAGATTAACGCGACGTTCGTCCTCGACGCCTGCCGGTTCGCCGAGAACGCCTACTTCGTCACCCAGCGCGAGGCGGAGTTCACCGACTCGTCGGTCGCCGAGGTCGCCCGCGAGCAGCTTTCCTACGCCGACGCCGCGGTCATGTCGGGCAAGAAGGACGGCCTCTCGAACATCGGCGGCTTCGTCGCCTGCCACGACGAGACCCTGTACGAGCAGGTGAAACAGCGCGGAATCCTCTACGAGGGCTTCGCCACCTACGGCGGGATGTCCGGGCGCGACATCGAGGCGCTCGCCGTCGGCCTCCGCGAGGCCGTCGAGGAGGCGTACATCTCGGACCGCGTCGGGCAGGTCCAGTACCTCGGCCAGCTCATGGCCGAAGAGGGCCTCCCCGTCTTCCAGCCCATCGGCGGACATGCGGTCTACCTCGACGCGGGCGAGTTCTTCCCGCACATCCCGGCCGAGGAGTTCCCCGGCCAGGCGCTCGTCTGCGAACTCTACCGCGAGGGTGGCGTCCGCTGTGTCGAGCTGGGTAGTTTCGCGTTCCCCGACAGCGACCGCCCCGAACTGGTTAGAATGGCCGTCCCGCGCCGGACCTACCACAAGGAGCACATCGAGCACATCGTGGACACCGCGAAGGAGGTCTGGGCCCACCGCGAGGAGGTCGACGGCCTCGAAATCACGAAGGAACCCGAGATGAAAGAGATTCGGCACTTCACGGCCGAACTCGAACCGCGGGCCTGA
- a CDS encoding PHP domain-containing protein: MRDFHVHSTYSDGRFLTQMVYAATQAGLEGIGFADHCNVSQREDPRTFRAAYGFNLDMTYERRRHGIETVRERADIDIYDAVEMDYDPRDEAEIRAFLDEAGFDYVIGSVHSVGEYNVQAPPQFEDLSDDELDAFVDDYFDALVALADSELFDIAAHPDLIERTEHLRGRATTEHYEQAAQAFADSRTVPEINAGRALGDPGFVHPDPEFLDILREYDVAVTIGTDSHRPNEIGERADFLESFLDERGIEPVGPPKLVD, encoded by the coding sequence GTGAGAGATTTCCACGTCCATTCGACCTACTCCGACGGCCGCTTCCTCACGCAGATGGTCTACGCCGCGACACAGGCCGGTCTCGAGGGAATCGGCTTCGCGGACCACTGCAACGTCTCGCAGCGAGAGGACCCCCGGACGTTCCGGGCGGCGTACGGCTTCAACCTCGACATGACGTACGAGCGCCGCCGGCACGGCATCGAGACGGTGCGCGAACGGGCTGACATCGACATCTACGACGCGGTCGAGATGGACTACGACCCGCGTGACGAGGCCGAGATTCGCGCGTTCCTCGACGAGGCAGGCTTCGACTACGTCATCGGGAGCGTCCATTCGGTCGGCGAGTACAACGTGCAGGCCCCGCCGCAGTTCGAGGACCTCTCCGATGACGAACTCGATGCCTTCGTCGACGACTACTTCGACGCGCTGGTCGCGCTCGCCGACTCGGAGTTGTTCGACATCGCCGCCCATCCGGACCTCATCGAACGTACCGAGCACCTTCGGGGGCGCGCCACGACCGAGCACTACGAGCAGGCAGCACAGGCCTTCGCCGACTCCAGAACGGTCCCCGAAATCAATGCGGGGCGCGCCCTGGGCGACCCCGGCTTCGTCCATCCCGACCCGGAATTCCTCGACATCCTCCGCGAGTACGACGTGGCTGTCACGATTGGGACGGACTCGCACCGCCCGAACGAGATCGGCGAGCGCGCAGACTTCCTCGAGTCGTTCCTCGACGAGCGGGGAATCGAGCCGGTCGGACCGCCGAAACTGGTCGACTGA